In the Flavobacterium pallidum genome, one interval contains:
- a CDS encoding helix-turn-helix domain-containing protein has product METTVTLEDFYHNTLSMPEQHRKGFGHFNVFRSEDCFSDGRMIVRYSRREFYKISLIRGNYRYHYADKSFDVSGSTLIFHNPHVPYTWELLSGEISGHFCIFTESFFTERFKGNPADIPMFSPSGKPAYALSEEEDAEVTAIFLKMKSEIDSEYAFKYDLLSTYMMELVHFALKRQPTETIYKHPDANSRITSVFMELLERQFPIESISQRFSLRSAKDFAGQLSIHVNHLNRAVKNTTGKTTTNLIAERLANEAKALLKHTNWNISEIGYTLGFDEASHFNNFFRKQTTLTPSSFRNV; this is encoded by the coding sequence ATGGAAACAACAGTAACACTCGAAGATTTTTACCACAATACATTAAGCATGCCCGAACAGCACCGCAAAGGCTTCGGGCATTTTAATGTATTCCGCTCTGAAGATTGTTTTTCAGACGGGCGGATGATTGTACGCTACAGCAGGCGCGAATTTTACAAAATCAGTCTGATCCGCGGAAATTACCGCTATCATTATGCCGACAAGAGCTTTGATGTTTCCGGATCGACGCTGATCTTCCACAATCCGCATGTGCCTTACACCTGGGAATTGCTTTCGGGTGAGATCAGCGGGCATTTCTGTATTTTCACAGAGTCGTTTTTTACGGAAAGGTTCAAGGGAAACCCTGCCGACATCCCTATGTTTTCCCCATCAGGCAAACCCGCGTATGCACTTTCTGAAGAAGAAGATGCAGAGGTCACCGCTATTTTCCTGAAAATGAAGTCGGAAATTGATTCAGAGTATGCCTTTAAATATGATTTGCTTTCTACATATATGATGGAATTGGTGCATTTTGCTTTAAAACGGCAACCTACAGAAACGATATACAAACATCCCGATGCCAATTCGCGCATCACTTCGGTTTTTATGGAATTATTGGAGCGCCAATTCCCGATTGAAAGCATTTCGCAGCGTTTTAGCCTGCGATCCGCAAAGGATTTTGCCGGGCAACTTTCTATACATGTGAATCATTTGAACCGTGCCGTTAAAAATACAACCGGAAAAACGACGACAAACCTTATTGCCGAACGCCTTGCAAATGAAGCTAAAGCGCTTTTAAAACACACCAACTGGAATATTTCCGAAATCGGGTATACGCTGGGGTTTGATGAAGCGTCGCATTTCAATAACTTTTTCAGGAAGCAAACCACGCTTACACCTTCTTCTTTCCGAAATGTTTGA
- a CDS encoding SDR family NAD(P)-dependent oxidoreductase: MMTQTKIVLVTGGSRGLGKNMALALAQKGNDIILTYNSKEAEALEVVKEIENMGQKAAALQLNVADSKSFPVFFESVSKVLKDKFAASGFDFLVNNAGIGLHVPFAETTEAQFDSMVSIHLKATFFMTQHAQKLMNDGGGIVNVSTGLARFTLPGYAAYATMKGGIETLTKYLAKELGHKKIRVNVIAPGAIETDFGGGRVRDNAELNAFVASQTALGRVGLPDDIGGVVAFLCSDEARWVNAQRIEVSGGFLL, from the coding sequence ATGATGACACAAACTAAAATTGTACTTGTAACCGGCGGCAGCCGCGGACTTGGGAAAAACATGGCTTTGGCTTTGGCCCAAAAAGGAAACGACATTATCCTCACTTATAATAGCAAAGAAGCGGAAGCATTGGAAGTCGTTAAGGAAATCGAAAACATGGGACAAAAAGCGGCAGCTTTACAGCTCAATGTCGCGGATTCCAAATCATTTCCTGTTTTCTTCGAATCGGTTTCCAAAGTTTTGAAGGACAAATTCGCCGCAAGCGGATTCGATTTTCTGGTAAATAATGCGGGCATCGGGCTTCATGTTCCCTTTGCAGAAACCACTGAAGCGCAATTCGATTCTATGGTAAGCATCCACCTGAAAGCTACTTTTTTCATGACACAGCATGCACAAAAACTGATGAATGATGGCGGCGGAATTGTAAACGTTTCTACAGGATTGGCGCGATTTACCTTACCGGGTTATGCCGCTTATGCCACCATGAAAGGCGGCATCGAAACGCTTACGAAATACCTTGCGAAGGAACTGGGCCACAAGAAAATCCGTGTAAACGTGATTGCTCCGGGCGCTATTGAAACCGATTTCGGTGGCGGAAGGGTTCGCGATAATGCGGAACTGAACGCTTTCGTAGCCTCGCAGACCGCACTGGGCCGTGTCGGGTTGCCTGACGATATTGGCGGTGTGGTTGCCTTCCTTTGCTCTGATGAGGCGCGTTGGGTAAATGCGCAGCGTATCGAAGTTTCGGGAGGTTTCTTACTTTAA
- a CDS encoding helix-turn-helix domain-containing protein, producing the protein MPIPLKILSRKDEITADFIKIYEAHLSELFAGKVNYRMSSSKFAEKLFIHPGHLTNTIKLTTGKSPCDWMEHGILDEAQRLLRETHLPIAEIAMVFAYDEPTNFIKFFKGMCGMTPLQYRKSVQSQSQ; encoded by the coding sequence ATGCCTATCCCATTAAAAATCCTTTCCAGAAAAGACGAAATTACTGCCGACTTCATCAAAATATATGAAGCGCATTTGTCTGAACTATTTGCCGGAAAAGTGAATTACCGCATGTCTTCGTCAAAATTCGCGGAGAAATTGTTCATCCATCCCGGCCATTTGACCAATACCATAAAACTGACCACCGGAAAATCGCCCTGCGACTGGATGGAACATGGCATTCTTGATGAAGCACAACGGCTGCTGCGCGAAACACATTTGCCTATCGCTGAAATTGCGATGGTCTTTGCTTACGATGAACCGACGAATTTTATTAAATTCTTCAAAGGGATGTGTGGGATGACACCGTTACAGTATAGAAAAAGTGTACAGTCCCAATCTCAGTAG
- a CDS encoding glycoside hydrolase family 97 protein: MKYSIYKPLALFIMAVLMPGCSSRKVISVQSPDHKNELSFQLSDKGQPQYWLNTRGKAVIKPSLMGFEFDGIKKMTEDFKVVSTEKHSVDESWEQPWGEFKKVRDNHNELIVHLEESNGDKRKLDIIFRVFDDGIGFRYSFPKQPNLGKVKISNEVTQFTFENDNEVWSIPVHRDNSYYESTYRKTPMSRTDTINTPATFEMSDNLYLAIHEADLTDFASMTLLKSSANQYKSELVPWADGVKVYAETPFNTPWRTIIIGEKPGELVTSTLMLNLNEPSKIKDISWIMPSKYMGIWWGMHLEKYTWGSGEKHGATTENTKKYIDFAAENGFNGVLVEGWNKGWDGDWTADGRAFSFTEPYPDFDLADISAHAAIKNVRLIGHHETAGASKHYESQMENAFRLYNKMGVNTVKTGYVNKYLDKKEWHDSQYGVRHYRKVVETAAKYHIMIDNHEPVKGTGLQRTYPNLMSWEGGRGQEYNAWSADGGNDTNQAAVLPFTRMLSGPFDYTPGIFNFDYKTPSGARVKTTLAQQLALYVVLFSPLQMAADLPENYTGKPAFQFIKDVPCNWSYTKVLDSKIGEFAVMARKDREEKNWYIGAVTNKEARLVQISLDFLDTGKKYEAILYTDGTGADYKTNPYPVNISRKNVDHNTKLDLNLAPGGGAAVEIRLVTP; encoded by the coding sequence ATGAAATACAGCATATACAAGCCTTTAGCACTATTTATAATGGCCGTTTTAATGCCGGGCTGCAGTTCCAGGAAAGTGATTTCTGTGCAATCGCCAGATCATAAAAACGAACTTTCCTTCCAGCTCAGCGATAAGGGCCAGCCGCAATATTGGCTGAATACCAGAGGTAAAGCCGTCATAAAGCCGTCATTGATGGGATTTGAATTTGACGGAATTAAAAAAATGACCGAAGATTTCAAGGTCGTTTCCACAGAAAAACATTCCGTCGATGAAAGCTGGGAGCAGCCGTGGGGCGAGTTTAAAAAAGTACGTGACAACCACAATGAATTGATCGTACATCTGGAGGAATCGAACGGCGACAAGCGCAAATTGGATATCATTTTCCGGGTTTTTGACGACGGCATCGGCTTCAGGTATTCTTTTCCGAAGCAACCAAATTTAGGAAAAGTAAAAATCTCCAATGAAGTCACACAATTTACTTTTGAAAATGACAATGAGGTATGGTCAATCCCCGTGCACCGTGACAACAGTTATTATGAAAGCACTTATCGCAAAACGCCTATGAGCCGGACCGATACGATCAATACACCAGCCACTTTTGAAATGAGTGACAATTTATATCTCGCAATACACGAAGCCGATTTAACCGATTTTGCCTCCATGACGTTGTTGAAATCTTCGGCAAACCAATACAAAAGCGAATTGGTGCCGTGGGCTGATGGGGTAAAAGTGTATGCAGAAACACCGTTTAACACCCCATGGCGTACCATTATCATCGGAGAAAAACCGGGCGAACTGGTCACTTCAACTTTAATGCTGAATCTGAATGAACCCTCGAAAATCAAAGACATCTCATGGATTATGCCTTCAAAGTACATGGGGATCTGGTGGGGGATGCACCTTGAAAAATACACCTGGGGTTCCGGTGAAAAACATGGTGCCACGACTGAAAACACAAAAAAATATATCGATTTCGCTGCCGAAAACGGATTCAACGGTGTGCTTGTCGAAGGCTGGAATAAAGGCTGGGACGGCGACTGGACCGCGGATGGCCGTGCTTTCAGTTTTACCGAACCTTATCCGGATTTCGATCTTGCCGATATCAGTGCACATGCAGCCATAAAAAATGTCAGGCTGATTGGGCATCATGAAACTGCCGGCGCTTCAAAACATTATGAAAGCCAGATGGAAAACGCTTTCAGGCTGTATAATAAAATGGGGGTGAATACCGTCAAAACAGGTTATGTAAATAAATACCTGGACAAAAAAGAATGGCATGACAGCCAATATGGCGTAAGGCATTACAGGAAAGTAGTTGAAACCGCTGCAAAATACCACATTATGATTGACAACCACGAACCCGTAAAAGGCACCGGATTGCAACGCACTTACCCAAACCTGATGTCATGGGAAGGCGGACGTGGCCAGGAATACAACGCCTGGTCTGCGGATGGTGGTAATGATACCAACCAGGCAGCTGTATTGCCATTTACAAGAATGCTTTCAGGACCGTTTGATTATACTCCGGGAATTTTCAATTTCGATTATAAAACACCTTCGGGGGCCAGGGTAAAAACGACACTGGCACAACAACTGGCACTGTATGTCGTCTTGTTCAGCCCTTTGCAGATGGCTGCCGACTTACCTGAAAATTATACCGGAAAACCAGCATTCCAGTTTATAAAGGATGTGCCTTGCAATTGGTCTTACACCAAAGTGTTGGATTCCAAAATAGGTGAATTTGCTGTCATGGCCCGTAAAGACCGGGAGGAAAAAAACTGGTATATCGGTGCGGTCACTAATAAAGAAGCCAGGCTGGTTCAAATTTCGCTCGATTTCCTTGATACAGGCAAAAAATACGAAGCAATTTTATACACTGACGGCACCGGAGCGGATTACAAAACCAATCCTTATCCCGTAAATATATCAAGGAAAAATGTTGACCATAACACAAAGCTTGACCTGAATCTTGCACCCGGAGGTGGTGCGGCAGTTGAAATCAGGCTTGTGACGCCATAA
- a CDS encoding glycoside hydrolase family 71/99-like protein translates to MNKTKIFLLAIIGTITTACSSDSGGGSTEPELEILAPVTIAKTNNTKIYAHYMAWFETNESSADSNWGYHWTMANRNPDIVDANGKRQIASHYYPMIGPYHSGDKDVIENHLLMMKYSGIDGILIDWYGTYDLYDYKIIKDNTEQIIALLDKVGLEYAIVYEDRVLTNIVNADKAPSVTAAAKTDMNWLQSHYFNDSNYIKIKDKPLLMDFGPITLTTPDQWATAFSNLNPKPTFLTLWNESGEAGNNASGEFAWVYQNNTHLSNFYMNRLPDLDVAMGGAYPGFHDYYQEGGAGGALGWAIDHNNGATLDATLSLAENSGVDYVQLITWNDFGEGTMIEPTKEFGYSYLQKIKAFAGITSADVFTNISKLYDLRKTHKGDAAIQKKLDQSFYYFVSMQADKAIALIDGIE, encoded by the coding sequence ATGAATAAAACAAAAATCTTTTTACTGGCGATTATCGGCACAATTACAACGGCTTGCAGTAGCGATAGTGGTGGTGGTTCAACTGAGCCTGAGCTCGAAATTTTAGCACCTGTGACCATAGCAAAAACCAACAATACCAAAATATATGCGCATTATATGGCATGGTTTGAAACAAATGAAAGCAGCGCCGACAGCAATTGGGGCTATCACTGGACCATGGCCAATAGAAATCCGGACATTGTTGATGCCAATGGAAAAAGGCAGATCGCATCGCATTATTATCCGATGATCGGACCATATCATTCTGGCGATAAGGACGTGATTGAAAATCATTTGCTGATGATGAAATACTCCGGAATCGACGGCATCCTGATTGACTGGTATGGTACATACGACTTGTATGATTACAAAATCATCAAGGATAATACGGAACAGATTATTGCCTTGCTGGACAAAGTAGGACTGGAATATGCGATTGTTTACGAAGACAGGGTTTTAACCAATATTGTGAATGCTGACAAAGCACCATCAGTTACGGCGGCAGCTAAAACGGACATGAACTGGCTGCAAAGCCATTATTTCAATGATTCGAATTACATCAAAATCAAAGATAAGCCATTGCTGATGGATTTCGGCCCGATTACGCTAACCACACCCGATCAATGGGCGACTGCTTTCAGTAATTTAAATCCAAAACCTACTTTCCTGACTTTATGGAATGAATCAGGCGAAGCGGGAAATAATGCTTCAGGTGAGTTTGCATGGGTTTACCAGAATAATACGCACTTAAGCAACTTTTACATGAACAGGCTTCCGGATCTCGATGTTGCTATGGGCGGTGCTTATCCGGGTTTCCATGATTATTACCAGGAAGGTGGTGCGGGCGGTGCTTTGGGATGGGCAATCGATCATAATAACGGAGCCACTTTGGATGCCACGCTATCATTGGCAGAGAATTCAGGTGTAGATTATGTACAGCTGATTACGTGGAATGATTTCGGCGAAGGCACTATGATCGAACCTACAAAGGAATTCGGCTACAGTTATCTCCAAAAGATAAAAGCATTTGCGGGAATCACTTCAGCCGATGTTTTTACCAACATCAGCAAATTATATGATTTACGCAAAACCCATAAAGGCGATGCCGCAATCCAGAAAAAGCTCGACCAGTCATTCTATTATTTCGTTTCCATGCAGGCCGATAAAGCGATTGCCCTGATTGATGGGATTGAATAA